One segment of Haloplanus natans DSM 17983 DNA contains the following:
- a CDS encoding phytoene/squalene synthase family protein gives MISSDQIRRSKAVQRHTGRTFHVATRLLPERVRYPTYVLYAFFRTADEVVDDDDPGPPAERRRELERIRAAVLGEREADDPVLAAVSDLRERHDIPHEEIDTFVDSMLMDIETDRYRTHEELSTYLRGSSAAVGHMMTEVMDPPRKEAARPHAAALGEAFQLTNFLRDVREDVRDYDRIYLPERVLEAHGSSHADVESLTPTEGFRAAVRDELRRTERRYHHGVAGIRYLPAGCRLPVLVAAVLYVDQHRLIRELNYDVLSTRPTLTMRRRLSLAARTWLRWRFSDDPLATFYRVTGLDAPDGVGDRPADAPRMPNAPS, from the coding sequence ATGATTTCGTCCGATCAGATCCGTCGGAGTAAGGCCGTCCAGCGACACACCGGCCGGACGTTCCACGTGGCGACGCGGCTGTTGCCGGAGCGGGTCCGGTACCCCACCTACGTACTCTACGCGTTCTTCCGGACGGCCGACGAGGTCGTCGACGACGATGATCCCGGGCCGCCGGCCGAACGCCGTCGCGAACTCGAACGCATCCGTGCGGCGGTGCTCGGCGAACGCGAGGCGGACGATCCTGTGCTCGCGGCCGTTTCGGACCTCCGCGAGCGCCACGACATCCCCCACGAGGAGATCGACACCTTCGTCGACTCGATGCTGATGGACATCGAGACGGATCGCTACCGCACCCACGAGGAGCTCTCGACGTATCTGCGAGGCTCCTCGGCCGCCGTCGGTCACATGATGACCGAGGTGATGGACCCCCCACGAAAGGAGGCGGCACGTCCCCACGCGGCGGCGCTCGGCGAGGCGTTCCAACTCACGAACTTCCTTCGCGATGTCCGCGAGGACGTGCGCGACTACGACCGGATCTACCTTCCCGAACGGGTACTGGAAGCCCACGGAAGCTCTCACGCCGACGTCGAGTCGCTGACCCCAACGGAGGGGTTCAGAGCCGCGGTTCGCGACGAACTCCGCCGGACCGAGCGGCGCTACCACCACGGCGTCGCGGGCATCCGCTACCTGCCCGCGGGCTGTCGACTCCCGGTGTTGGTCGCGGCGGTGCTGTACGTCGACCAGCACCGACTGATCCGCGAGTTGAACTACGACGTGCTCTCGACGCGGCCGACGCTGACGATGCGCCGCCGTCTCTCGCTGGCCGCGCGGACGTGGCTCCGCTGGCGGTTCAGCGACGACCCCCTCGCGACCTTCTATCGCGTGACCGGCCTCGACGCCCCCGACGGCGTCGGCGACCGTCCCGCCGACGCGCCACGGATGCCGAACGCTCCCTCCTGA
- a CDS encoding serine/threonine-protein kinase RIO2 has product MVKNVASVVADLASEDFYLLSGVEQGMRFSEWVNREKLPEYANLTAEEVDYRLDRCMKRDLIQRRTIQYEGYQLTFEGYDVLALHTFAERDSIEGVGAPLGVGKESDVYEAQSYRPLALKFHREGYTNFREVNKEREYTADHNHVSWLYTARKAAEREHDALETLYPDVSVPRPVDHNRHAILMTKFEGVELARAKLEETQAVGVLDLILEEVADAYAAGMVHADLSEHNVAVAESGITIFDWPQSVPTDHANAVELLERDVGNLIGFFRRKYPTVVPDVDARRVADAIVAGDFETVRAASRSS; this is encoded by the coding sequence ATGGTCAAAAACGTCGCCAGCGTGGTGGCCGACCTCGCGTCCGAGGATTTCTATCTGCTCTCGGGGGTCGAGCAGGGGATGCGGTTCAGCGAGTGGGTCAACCGGGAGAAACTGCCGGAGTACGCGAATCTGACGGCCGAGGAGGTCGACTACCGGCTGGATCGCTGCATGAAACGGGACCTGATTCAGCGCCGGACCATCCAGTACGAAGGCTATCAGCTCACCTTCGAGGGGTACGACGTGCTCGCGCTCCATACGTTCGCGGAGCGTGACTCCATCGAGGGCGTCGGTGCGCCTCTCGGCGTCGGCAAGGAAAGCGACGTGTACGAGGCCCAGTCCTACCGACCGCTGGCGCTGAAGTTCCACCGCGAAGGCTACACCAACTTCCGGGAAGTGAACAAGGAACGCGAGTACACCGCCGACCACAACCACGTCTCGTGGCTCTACACCGCGCGCAAGGCGGCCGAACGCGAACACGACGCCCTCGAAACCCTCTACCCCGACGTGTCGGTGCCCCGGCCGGTCGATCACAACCGCCACGCCATCCTGATGACGAAGTTCGAGGGAGTCGAACTCGCGCGCGCGAAACTCGAAGAGACACAGGCCGTCGGCGTCCTCGATTTGATCCTCGAGGAGGTGGCCGACGCCTACGCGGCGGGGATGGTCCACGCCGACCTCAGCGAGCACAACGTCGCCGTCGCGGAGTCGGGCATCACCATCTTCGACTGGCCGCAGTCGGTCCCGACGGATCACGCAAACGCCGTCGAACTCCTCGAACGCGACGTGGGCAATCTGATCGGCTTCTTCCGGCGGAAATACCCCACCGTCGTCCCCGACGTGGACGCGAGGCGGGTGGCCGACGCCATCGTCGCCGGCGACTTCGAGACGGTGCGCGCGGCGAGTCGAAGTTCTTAA
- a CDS encoding SRPBCC family protein, producing MFSVEKSIEIESPPGEVFSFLDDPRNHVKITPSLIQVSDIETLSNGGKRAKYRYKLAGVELVGRVEDVDRSPGKRLVQDLSGAIDGTISYDLRQNGGTVVHYEAEYRLPDTVVDTVLAPVAKAYNEREAEATVENLKAFLES from the coding sequence ATGTTTAGCGTTGAAAAAAGCATCGAGATCGAGTCCCCACCAGGAGAGGTGTTTTCGTTCCTCGACGACCCGCGGAACCACGTCAAGATAACCCCGAGTCTGATCCAGGTGAGCGACATCGAAACGCTCTCGAACGGCGGCAAGCGCGCGAAGTATCGGTACAAACTCGCCGGCGTCGAACTCGTCGGCCGAGTTGAGGACGTGGACCGGTCGCCGGGGAAGCGGCTGGTGCAGGACCTCTCGGGCGCCATCGACGGGACGATCAGTTACGACCTCCGACAGAACGGGGGCACAGTCGTCCACTACGAGGCCGAGTACCGACTGCCCGACACCGTCGTCGACACCGTACTCGCACCAGTAGCGAAGGCGTACAACGAGCGTGAGGCCGAGGCGACCGTCGAGAACCTGAAGGCGTTTCTGGAGAGCTGA
- a CDS encoding 50S ribosomal protein L15e gives MARSFYSHIRDAWQNPDDGALAELQWQRKQEWREQGAIERIERPTRLDKARNLGYKAKQGIVVARTSVRKGGARKRRFKAGRRSKRQGVNRIGRRKSIQRIAEERTARKYPNLRVLNSYWVGEDGSQKWHEVILVDPEHPAIRNDDDLNWICDDSHRGRAFRGKTSAGKKGRGQRTRGKGTEHTRPSVGGDRRRGK, from the coding sequence ATGGCACGAAGCTTCTACTCCCACATCCGGGACGCGTGGCAGAACCCCGACGACGGGGCTCTCGCCGAACTGCAGTGGCAACGAAAACAGGAGTGGCGCGAGCAGGGCGCCATCGAGCGCATCGAGCGCCCGACCCGCCTCGATAAAGCGCGCAACCTCGGCTACAAGGCCAAACAGGGCATCGTCGTCGCGCGGACGTCGGTCCGCAAGGGCGGCGCCCGCAAACGCCGATTCAAGGCCGGTCGCCGCTCGAAGCGCCAGGGCGTCAACCGCATCGGTCGCCGCAAGAGCATCCAGCGCATCGCGGAAGAGCGCACCGCGCGCAAGTACCCCAACCTCCGCGTGCTCAACTCCTACTGGGTGGGCGAGGACGGCTCACAGAAGTGGCACGAGGTGATCCTCGTCGACCCCGAGCATCCCGCTATCCGGAACGACGACGACCTGAACTGGATCTGTGACGACAGTCACCGCGGCCGGGCGTTCCGTGGCAAGACCAGCGCCGGCAAGAAGGGCCGCGGCCAACGAACGCGCGGTAAAGGCACGGAACACACCCGACCCAGCGTCGGCGGCGACCGGCGACGCGGCAAGTAG
- a CDS encoding bacterio-opsin activator domain-containing protein gives MTTRTTSRDPGPDATTIEVLFAGEVPRGAPTPNDLAAVDDRFVVSQSTDFVGARNSVDAGAPDCVVAVHRSDGFDGLAFLESIRVEHPALPVVLVPAEVDGEVARRAVAADVTVLVPATDSDALDSLVDAIDEHAEASRNDDPVRMPISDLTVESEHRLKERALDEAPIGITISDATRSDQPIIYVNDSFEDMTGYSPKEVVGANHRFLQGPKTDPDQVAKLADGIETDQDTRVVLRNYTRDGAMFWNQVDISPIFDDDGEVTHYVGFQMDVTERKAAREQLEAERETLDRLLDRVNGLLNDVTESLVRAESRTDIERLLTERIGGGDEYAGAWLGRYNPTEKDVTVSHRAGDVDVADGTTFDVDGDADAAGVRTLGEAVRAQETRIVDDTAGLPTAGVGAGDAYLLVPLAYRGTTYGVLAVIDDAGLADGRERVVLEALGRSVGTSINDALTRRTITADTVLKIGVELVDDDIVLVDLASTLDTRFEHEATIPEPDNDEILSIVSTTHDDISEVTETAADHPDVLDTETLVRAEDESVVQFRLANSPVIDALSGLGSRITDMSADTTTLTLDFRVGTERAASRALDVLRGNYDRVELVAYREDTPNRTPHAFREELRNDLTERQYVALKKAYVSGYFEWPRRVEGEQLADSMGIVASTYHQHLQAAKRKLVEAFFDE, from the coding sequence ATGACTACACGGACCACATCACGCGACCCCGGCCCCGACGCGACGACCATCGAGGTGCTCTTCGCGGGCGAGGTGCCGCGGGGAGCACCGACGCCGAACGATCTGGCCGCGGTCGACGACCGGTTCGTCGTCTCACAGTCGACCGACTTCGTCGGGGCGCGTAACAGCGTCGACGCGGGCGCGCCCGACTGCGTCGTCGCGGTGCACCGCTCCGACGGCTTCGACGGACTCGCCTTCCTCGAGTCGATTCGGGTCGAACACCCCGCTCTCCCCGTGGTGCTCGTCCCCGCGGAAGTCGACGGCGAGGTGGCTCGTCGGGCAGTCGCGGCCGACGTGACCGTGCTCGTGCCCGCGACGGATTCGGACGCGCTCGACTCACTCGTCGACGCCATCGACGAACACGCCGAGGCGTCGCGAAACGACGACCCGGTGCGGATGCCCATATCGGATCTCACCGTGGAGTCCGAACACCGGCTGAAAGAGCGCGCACTCGACGAGGCCCCGATCGGCATCACCATCTCCGACGCGACGCGTTCCGACCAGCCGATCATCTACGTGAACGATAGCTTCGAGGACATGACCGGCTACTCCCCGAAGGAGGTCGTCGGCGCCAACCACCGCTTCCTCCAGGGACCGAAAACCGACCCCGATCAGGTAGCGAAACTCGCCGACGGAATCGAAACGGACCAAGACACCCGGGTCGTCCTCCGGAACTACACCCGTGACGGGGCGATGTTCTGGAACCAGGTGGATATCAGCCCCATCTTCGACGACGACGGCGAGGTGACTCACTACGTCGGCTTCCAGATGGACGTCACCGAGCGCAAGGCAGCGAGAGAACAGTTGGAAGCCGAGCGCGAGACGCTGGACCGGCTGCTCGACCGCGTGAACGGGCTGCTCAACGATGTCACGGAGTCGCTCGTGCGCGCGGAGAGCCGCACCGACATCGAGCGACTCCTCACGGAGCGCATTGGCGGCGGCGACGAGTACGCGGGTGCGTGGCTCGGCCGCTACAACCCGACGGAGAAGGACGTAACCGTCTCCCACCGCGCGGGCGACGTGGACGTGGCCGACGGGACGACGTTCGATGTCGACGGCGACGCGGACGCCGCCGGCGTCCGCACGCTCGGCGAGGCGGTAAGGGCACAGGAGACGCGAATCGTCGACGATACCGCCGGCCTTCCGACCGCCGGTGTCGGAGCCGGAGACGCCTACCTCCTCGTCCCGTTGGCCTACCGCGGGACGACCTACGGCGTGCTGGCGGTCATCGACGACGCCGGCCTCGCCGACGGGCGCGAGCGGGTGGTGCTCGAAGCGCTCGGCCGGAGCGTCGGCACGTCGATCAACGACGCCCTGACCAGACGGACGATCACGGCCGACACCGTGCTCAAGATCGGCGTCGAACTCGTTGACGACGACATCGTCCTGGTCGACCTCGCGTCGACCCTCGACACCCGCTTCGAGCACGAAGCGACCATCCCGGAACCCGACAATGACGAGATACTCAGCATCGTCAGCACGACCCACGACGACATCTCCGAGGTGACCGAAACGGCCGCGGACCACCCGGACGTGCTCGATACGGAGACGCTCGTCAGGGCCGAGGACGAGAGCGTGGTGCAGTTCCGGCTCGCGAATTCGCCGGTGATCGACGCCCTGTCGGGACTCGGGAGCCGTATCACCGACATGTCGGCCGACACGACTACGCTCACGCTCGACTTCCGCGTCGGGACCGAACGTGCGGCGAGCCGAGCCCTCGACGTGCTTCGGGGGAACTACGACCGGGTCGAACTCGTCGCCTATCGGGAGGATACGCCTAACCGGACGCCGCACGCGTTCCGCGAGGAGCTTCGGAACGACCTCACGGAGCGCCAGTACGTCGCCCTCAAGAAGGCGTACGTCAGCGGCTACTTCGAGTGGCCGCGACGCGTCGAGGGCGAACAGCTCGCGGACTCGATGGGTATCGTGGCCTCGACGTACCACCAGCACCTGCAGGCGGCAAAGCGGAAACTCGTCGAGGCGTTCTTCGACGAGTGA
- a CDS encoding AAA family ATPase has product MTTRLTIADTTDVTATSAPDAVRFARATRRRIGVDVGDVVRVAGDDETVATVGDDAPDVPEDALLAGEAVERNAGANPGSTVSVDPVAVRRARTVTVSPARSFSLEGDPDALSRVLADHPLTVGDRIDADLFGGSVVVSLVVRDLDPSGPVVATPETTVVVHDDVIDTTVPTVPADDLGGLDDERTRLRRLIAAPLAAPEAYDTVGSRPPAGVLVHGPSGTGKTRLVRSVAAEADLPVRTVAPADCERRHTLSGVLDDAADAASAVVFVEDLAAAAPTDGGDGRRSNSQLGWLLDRVRDRDDLVVVGEATHADDVDPALRRGGRFDAEVRVGVPDAAGRREILAAHATDLRLAADVDLGAVASRTHGYTGADLEAVLVDAATRAVARAADGDAPVVRARDVEAALDAVGPTTLRDVTIERPSTTYRDIGGLDDAKREVIRAIEWPLRYPELFERLSADPPTGALLYGPPGTGKTMLAKAVANSTDANFLAVDGPELMDRYVGESERAVREMFERARRTAPSVVFLDELDALAPARRETDTGAAERVVSQLLTELDGVSDRGEVVVLAATNRRDGVDPALLRPGRIERQVAVPLPDEAARASILSIHLDDVPTRGVDLDALAAETEGYTGSDLAGAVREAALLAMEGHLRAERDSLDALAVEGTHLQRALERIRPSVDPDDW; this is encoded by the coding sequence ATGACGACTCGACTCACGATCGCCGATACGACGGACGTAACTGCCACCTCAGCGCCCGACGCCGTTCGGTTCGCCCGGGCGACCCGCCGACGGATCGGCGTCGATGTCGGCGACGTCGTCCGTGTCGCCGGCGACGACGAAACCGTCGCGACCGTCGGCGACGACGCCCCCGACGTACCCGAAGACGCCCTCCTCGCCGGCGAGGCGGTCGAGCGAAACGCCGGTGCGAACCCGGGGTCGACCGTCTCCGTCGATCCCGTCGCGGTGCGGCGGGCGCGCACCGTCACGGTTAGCCCCGCCCGCTCGTTTTCGCTCGAAGGCGATCCCGACGCCCTGTCGCGCGTGCTCGCAGACCACCCGCTGACGGTCGGCGACCGGATCGACGCCGATCTGTTCGGCGGGAGCGTCGTCGTCTCGCTGGTCGTTCGCGACCTCGATCCGTCGGGACCGGTCGTCGCGACGCCGGAGACGACCGTCGTCGTACACGACGACGTGATCGACACCACGGTCCCGACGGTACCGGCCGACGACCTCGGCGGACTGGACGACGAACGGACACGGCTCCGCCGCCTCATCGCCGCACCACTCGCCGCACCGGAAGCGTACGACACCGTCGGTTCGCGGCCGCCCGCCGGAGTGCTCGTCCACGGGCCGTCCGGGACGGGGAAGACCCGACTCGTTCGGAGCGTCGCCGCCGAAGCCGACCTGCCCGTCCGGACGGTCGCGCCCGCCGACTGCGAACGCCGCCACACGCTCTCGGGCGTTCTCGACGATGCGGCCGACGCCGCGTCGGCGGTCGTGTTCGTCGAGGACCTCGCCGCCGCCGCCCCGACGGACGGCGGCGACGGCCGGCGGTCGAACTCGCAGCTGGGGTGGCTTCTCGACCGCGTCCGCGACCGCGACGACCTCGTGGTCGTGGGCGAGGCCACCCACGCCGACGACGTTGATCCGGCCCTTCGGCGCGGCGGCCGGTTCGACGCCGAGGTGCGTGTCGGCGTCCCCGATGCCGCGGGCCGACGGGAGATACTTGCGGCCCACGCCACCGACCTCCGGCTCGCCGCCGACGTCGACCTCGGCGCCGTCGCATCGCGCACGCACGGGTACACGGGTGCGGATCTGGAGGCCGTCCTCGTCGACGCCGCCACGCGGGCGGTCGCGCGGGCCGCCGACGGTGACGCGCCGGTCGTACGTGCCCGCGATGTCGAGGCCGCTCTCGACGCCGTGGGACCGACGACCCTCCGCGACGTGACGATCGAACGACCCTCGACCACTTACCGCGACATCGGCGGACTGGACGATGCGAAACGCGAGGTGATTCGGGCGATCGAGTGGCCGCTTCGGTATCCCGAACTGTTCGAGCGTCTGTCAGCCGACCCGCCCACCGGCGCCCTTCTATACGGACCGCCGGGCACGGGAAAGACGATGCTGGCGAAGGCGGTAGCGAACTCGACGGATGCGAACTTCCTCGCCGTCGACGGGCCGGAGCTGATGGATCGCTACGTCGGCGAGAGCGAGCGGGCGGTTCGGGAGATGTTCGAGCGCGCCCGCCGGACCGCGCCGTCGGTGGTCTTTCTCGACGAACTCGACGCTCTGGCACCCGCCCGCCGCGAGACGGACACCGGCGCAGCCGAGCGGGTCGTCTCCCAGTTGCTGACGGAGCTCGACGGCGTCTCCGACCGGGGCGAGGTGGTCGTGCTGGCGGCGACGAACCGCCGCGACGGGGTCGATCCGGCGCTGTTGCGCCCCGGCCGGATCGAGCGCCAAGTCGCCGTCCCGCTTCCAGACGAGGCGGCTCGGGCGTCGATCCTCTCGATTCACCTCGACGACGTGCCGACGCGCGGCGTCGACCTCGACGCGCTCGCGGCCGAGACGGAAGGCTACACCGGAAGCGACCTCGCCGGCGCCGTCCGTGAGGCGGCGTTACTCGCGATGGAAGGGCACCTCAGAGCCGAGCGCGACTCGCTCGACGCCCTCGCAGTCGAGGGAACGCACCTCCAACGGGCGCTCGAACGCATCCGGCCCTCGGTCGATCCGGACGACTGGTGA
- a CDS encoding MarR family transcriptional regulator: MSIDRDTFENTSEDELADLSVPDQVLGFLAANEDRAFKAREIASQIGVDEGTVSTALSRLKDRGLVKHKATYWAVTDDSERLDGYSGYERATALFNDQLGTEDKEPWRKRAPSESHPSVEDEQ; encoded by the coding sequence ATGTCCATCGACCGAGATACATTCGAGAACACGAGCGAGGACGAGCTCGCGGATCTTTCGGTCCCTGATCAAGTCCTCGGATTTCTCGCCGCCAACGAGGATCGGGCGTTCAAGGCTCGCGAAATTGCCTCCCAGATCGGCGTCGACGAGGGAACGGTGAGCACTGCACTCTCACGATTGAAGGACCGAGGTCTGGTCAAACACAAGGCGACGTACTGGGCGGTGACCGACGACTCCGAGCGACTCGACGGATACAGCGGGTACGAACGCGCAACGGCTCTATTCAACGACCAACTTGGCACAGAGGACAAGGAGCCCTGGCGCAAACGCGCGCCCAGCGAGTCACACCCGAGCGTTGAGGACGAACAGTGA
- a CDS encoding heavy metal translocating P-type ATPase, whose product MNPAETNGRDGGAGSDHDETGVATVQFSVPDMDCASCAGKVETGLGRVGGVTGYETQPTTGRVVVSYDPDATTETVLVAAIEGAGYEVTERSDDDTADGDGGVWHGTRAVKTAVSGVVLAVGLLFEFVLPGLNAPVARVLGGSLFVADVCFLLAVAVGGQAIVRNGYYSARSLNLDIDFLMTVAIGGALAASLAFGEALYFEAAMLATLFSVAELLERASMDRARDSLRELMDLSPDEATVKRDGGTETVPVEAVEVGDVVVVKPGSKIPMDGEVVDGDSAVDQSPITGESVPVDKTVGDEVYAGTINEAGYLEVRVTAAAGDDTLSRVVELIEDAGSNRTEREQFVERFAAYYTPVVVGFAVLVTVATPSVLGVTWPEAVVYGLTLLVLACPCAFVISTPVSVVSGVTSAAKNGVLIKGGNHLEAMGSVEAIAFDKTGTLTTGELSVTDVVALNGNTEADVLRCARGLEKRSEHPIGEAIVQRAEAASVSDREVEAFESVTGKGVRAALDGTPHYAGNPAFFAELGFDLSHVHATTDGGVVTRTSQRLCEHHDCLDLLSDTVPALQSEGKTVVLVGTDEELEGLIAVADGVRPEAARTIERLRALGAERTVMLTGDNERTARAIAESVGVDDYRAELLPDEKAAAVEELVEEYDGGVAMVGDGINDAPAMATATVGVAMGAAGTDTALETADVALMGDDLSKLPYLYELARDANRVIQQNIGASLAVKAGLALAVPFGYVPIWLAVLAGDAGMTVGVTGNAMRLSRVRADEE is encoded by the coding sequence ATGAACCCCGCCGAGACGAACGGCCGGGACGGTGGCGCCGGCTCCGACCACGACGAGACGGGGGTCGCGACGGTACAGTTCTCCGTGCCGGACATGGACTGTGCCTCCTGTGCCGGGAAGGTGGAGACGGGCCTCGGGCGCGTGGGAGGTGTGACGGGGTACGAGACACAGCCGACGACCGGTCGCGTCGTCGTCTCTTATGACCCCGACGCGACGACCGAGACGGTCCTCGTCGCCGCCATCGAAGGGGCAGGCTACGAGGTGACCGAGCGGAGCGACGACGACACCGCCGACGGCGACGGCGGCGTCTGGCACGGCACCCGGGCGGTCAAGACGGCCGTCAGCGGCGTCGTCCTCGCCGTCGGTCTCCTCTTCGAGTTCGTCCTTCCCGGCCTGAACGCGCCGGTCGCACGGGTGCTCGGGGGCTCCCTGTTCGTCGCCGACGTGTGCTTTCTGCTCGCCGTCGCCGTCGGCGGGCAGGCCATCGTCCGGAACGGCTACTACTCGGCGCGCAGCCTGAACCTCGACATCGACTTCCTGATGACGGTCGCCATCGGCGGTGCGCTGGCGGCCAGTCTGGCGTTCGGGGAGGCGTTGTACTTCGAGGCCGCGATGCTGGCGACGCTGTTCAGCGTGGCCGAACTCCTCGAACGCGCGTCGATGGACCGCGCCCGCGACTCGCTCCGTGAACTGATGGATCTCTCGCCCGACGAGGCGACGGTCAAACGCGACGGCGGGACCGAGACGGTGCCCGTCGAGGCCGTCGAAGTTGGCGACGTGGTCGTCGTCAAACCGGGATCGAAGATACCGATGGACGGGGAGGTGGTCGACGGCGACAGCGCCGTCGATCAGTCGCCGATCACGGGCGAGAGCGTCCCGGTCGACAAGACGGTCGGCGACGAGGTGTACGCCGGCACGATCAACGAGGCGGGGTATCTCGAAGTCCGGGTGACCGCCGCCGCGGGCGACGACACCCTCTCGCGTGTCGTCGAGTTGATCGAAGACGCGGGGTCGAACCGGACCGAACGCGAGCAGTTCGTCGAGCGATTCGCGGCGTACTACACGCCCGTCGTCGTCGGCTTCGCCGTCCTCGTCACCGTCGCCACTCCCTCGGTCCTCGGGGTGACGTGGCCCGAGGCCGTGGTGTACGGACTGACGCTTCTCGTCCTCGCCTGTCCGTGTGCGTTCGTCATCTCGACCCCAGTGTCGGTGGTCTCCGGCGTCACCAGCGCCGCGAAAAACGGCGTCCTGATCAAAGGGGGTAACCACCTCGAAGCGATGGGATCGGTCGAGGCCATCGCCTTCGATAAGACGGGGACGCTGACGACGGGCGAACTCAGCGTGACCGACGTGGTGGCGCTCAACGGCAACACCGAGGCCGACGTGCTCCGCTGTGCGCGCGGGCTGGAGAAACGCAGCGAACACCCCATCGGCGAGGCCATCGTTCAGCGCGCGGAGGCGGCGTCCGTGTCCGACCGGGAGGTCGAAGCGTTCGAGAGCGTCACCGGAAAGGGCGTCCGGGCGGCCCTCGATGGGACGCCCCACTACGCCGGCAACCCCGCCTTCTTCGCCGAACTCGGATTCGACCTCTCGCACGTCCACGCGACGACCGACGGGGGCGTCGTCACGCGGACGAGCCAGCGGCTCTGTGAGCACCACGACTGTCTCGACCTGCTCTCCGACACCGTTCCGGCGCTCCAGTCGGAGGGCAAGACCGTCGTCCTCGTCGGCACCGACGAGGAACTCGAGGGGCTCATCGCCGTCGCCGACGGGGTTCGCCCCGAGGCGGCGCGGACTATCGAACGACTGCGGGCACTCGGGGCCGAACGGACGGTGATGCTCACCGGCGACAACGAACGGACCGCCCGCGCCATCGCCGAGTCGGTCGGCGTCGACGACTACCGCGCCGAACTCCTGCCCGACGAGAAGGCGGCGGCCGTCGAGGAACTCGTCGAGGAGTACGATGGCGGCGTGGCGATGGTCGGCGACGGCATCAACGACGCGCCGGCGATGGCGACGGCCACCGTCGGCGTCGCGATGGGCGCTGCCGGCACCGACACGGCGCTGGAGACGGCCGACGTGGCGCTGATGGGTGACGACCTCTCGAAACTCCCCTACCTTTACGAACTCGCTCGCGACGCCAATCGCGTCATCCAGCAGAACATCGGCGCTAGCCTCGCCGTCAAGGCCGGCCTCGCCCTCGCCGTCCCCTTCGGTTACGTCCCCATCTGGCTCGCGGTCCTCGCCGGCGACGCCGGGATGACCGTCGGCGTCACCGGCAACGCGATGCGGCTCTCGCGAGTGCGAGCGGACGAGGAGTAG